One region of Wyeomyia smithii strain HCP4-BCI-WySm-NY-G18 chromosome 3, ASM2978416v1, whole genome shotgun sequence genomic DNA includes:
- the LOC129732543 gene encoding COMM domain-containing protein 8-like has translation MHNLLSITNEQDIKQIFHLLIDYLLEVPKTNGTKLKLQLLLNLSSAAVDFSVTIKLIESIIRQYCLEEINETELKAHFQGLSAGMQQTLLRTVDQRKSEIAQFLINEINARNNLLMESFDWDVKWIMGNSSVASMREQIATVVLNCRGKDQHLKTVRFEMKREKLNELIKVLEECNLEDSK, from the exons ATGCACAACTTACTCAGTATCACGAATGAACAAGATATCAAGCAG ATATTCCACTTGCTTATTGACTATCTATTGGAGGTACCAAAAACAAATGGAACTAAGTTGAAACTTCAATTGTTGCTCAATCTCTCCAGTGCTGCAGTTGATTTTAGCGTTACAATAAAACTGATAGAGTCAATAATCCGTCAGTATTGTCTGGAGGAAATCAACGAAACAGAGCTGAAGGCACATTTTCAAGGACTCAGTGCGGGTATGCAGCAAACCTTGTTGCGCACGGTCGACCAGCGGAAGTCGGAAATTGCACAGTTTCTGATCAATGAAATCAACGCTAGGAACAATTTGCTGATGGAGTCGTTCGATTGGGACGTCAAGTGGATTATGGGGAATAGCAGTGTGGCATCGATGCGAGAGCAAATCGCCACGGTGGTACTAAACTGTCGCGGAAAAGATCAACATTTGAAGACGGTAAGGTTTGAAATGAAACGAGAAAAGCTGAATGAGTTAATAAAAGTGTTAGAGGAATGCAATTTAGAAGATTCCAAATAA